The genomic segment TATCTTTTTCCAGTTTGCCGTCTGTAATGAAAATAGCTAACCCTGTAAAGAGTATAAAGAGTCCTTTGGAGTTTTTTCCAATGATGTTGAATCAGGCTGATAAATTACTTTCTACTTTCGAGGATCAGATAAATTCTAATGTGATAATAATTACCGGAGATACCCAAAGCGGAAAAACCGGTTTTTTGAGCAAAGTGCAACAGTCTCTCCAGGAAAGATCTATAGGACAGGTTGGTTTTTTGGCTGATTCAATATATGAAGACGAGCAAATACAGGGTCACATAATTAAGGACTTAAGCAGTTCCGACAGTTTTAGAATATCTTATCGCGAGTACATGGAAAACTCGCAAAAAATCGGGAGATTCTATTTGCTTAATGAAGGTTTGGAATTTGGAAAAAGTATTTTGCGAAAAATAAACAGTTCCGAAAGTGGAGAAGTGGTAATTGTTGATGAAGTTGGGCGCTTAGAGCTCGACGGTGGAGGTTGGGCACCGGAAGTTAAAGAATTGCTTGAAGATAAATCAAAACCGGTAATACTAATTGTAAGGGGGAAATATTTAGATGAATTTGTAGAAAAGTTTCAGGTAAATTCACCCTACATATTTTATCCTGAGCGCGATAGGGTAAAGGATGCTGTAAAAGCAATAGAGAACAGTATTTAGTGTTAATATTATAAGAATAAATAGAATGAGAAAGTTATTGATATTTTTTATTACGACTCTGTTTTTGTTATCAGGTTGTTCACAAAAGTCAGAGGATTTTATTTCAAAACTTGAAAAAGAGACATTGATGCATTCATCTGTCACTTATAAAGTTAATAGGAAGTCATATTACAAAAATGGTATTGATACTTTAGTTACGCCTTTTGAAATTTGGACTGTTCGTGATGTTGATGAAGAAGGGAAGAATGGATATGTGTGGGTTAATGATTATTACCGACCTTATAATATGATTTATGATAACGGAAGTTTTTATCTGGCAATTCCACCTAAAAAGACGACTGTAGTTTATAATAAGTTCATTGGATCGTTTATTTCTGATGCTGACTGGATTGATAATTTCCTTAGGCCGGATAGTCTTACTTCGTTAATATCAGACACTATTAATAAAACTACTATTTCGGAATTAGTTTATAAGGATATAAGTTGTACACAAATTGAAATAGATTTACCTAAAACGAGAAAAGGAGTTAGAAGAAAAATAACTTACATAATTGATAGAGATAAGTTAGTACCGGTTTGGTCAAAAGTAGAAACAAGCCAAAAGAAAGAGCTTCATGTGGAAGAGTTGTATTTTTCGGATTTTGATTTTGATAAAGTAGACTTAAAAGTATTAAAAGAAAAACAGAATAATGTTTTGAAAGATAA from the Bacteroidota bacterium genome contains:
- a CDS encoding TlpA disulfide reductase family protein — its product is MRKLLIFFITTLFLLSGCSQKSEDFISKLEKETLMHSSVTYKVNRKSYYKNGIDTLVTPFEIWTVRDVDEEGKNGYVWVNDYYRPYNMIYDNGSFYLAIPPKKTTVVYNKFIGSFISDADWIDNFLRPDSLTSLISDTINKTTISELVYKDISCTQIEIDLPKTRKGVRRKITYIIDRDKLVPVWSKVETSQKKELHVEELYFSDFDFDKVDLKVLKEKQNNVLKDNPVGRNGANSEVSMMEKMLHVGDKAPFFDGKDYNTGEEVKLTDYIGENIIIVDFWYTHCPPCVKAMPSLSELAAKYESKGLKILGLNSVDNQPRSLENLKTFLEKRKLSYDIVLTQPSVDKKYKIMGYPTMYVIGKDGKIAFVEVGFDQHKFEKLTEVVDSLTR